A window from bacterium encodes these proteins:
- a CDS encoding energy transducer TonB — MKSFYKIVFVAVLIVAIQALCLAEPAGDNAVTKAVDEIIMPTPDGGMAALAKQIKYPDAARKEGITGTVYVSAVIAKDGTVTKTTIEKGVNNELDAAAVEAITATKWIPAKKAGEAVEVSVTIPISFKLDCKDKVK; from the coding sequence ATGAAATCGTTCTATAAAATCGTCTTCGTCGCGGTTCTTATTGTCGCTATCCAAGCTCTGTGCTTAGCCGAGCCAGCTGGAGATAACGCAGTAACGAAAGCCGTTGACGAAATCATAATGCCTACCCCCGATGGCGGGATGGCGGCATTAGCCAAGCAAATCAAGTATCCCGATGCGGCGCGCAAAGAAGGCATCACCGGAACGGTGTATGTCTCCGCGGTGATTGCGAAAGATGGCACCGTTACCAAGACGACCATCGAAAAAGGAGTGAATAACGAGCTGGACGCGGCGGCTGTGGAGGCGATAACCGCAACAAAATGGATTCCGGCGAAAAAAGCGGGGGAAGCCGTCGAAGTATCGGTTACGATACCAATTTCCTTTAAATTAGATTGCAAGGACAAAGTGAAGTAA
- a CDS encoding energy transducer TonB, producing MKHLNIKLLLLALGLLLCVGCERIGAPAKYLISARVTSFATQSGSSQIHFPVMAQRIGSDELVREIDEAEYYYKKLSALYDFKTFALLGTQSLDTVLQGEASLPNPVTLLPAKLSGTKVTVKLLAINAKKGEFQWSMQDSGKSDKQYFFPVENGKSSSIGVIVDSLKNAGVLTVVSFWVMPIDKKTTPEMVKQFLASKNRVKNPANPILSEFSETDQSLLDQLFGAGKLNLPMPARTDSLSEKEVPFINLDQPPLPIGGMSAIAKRFHYPDIARDKQIQGTVFLSLLIDSTGKIARKKILRGVHPELDRAALACIDSVQFSQPRAANKPVNAWVTLPISFRLQ from the coding sequence ATGAAACATCTAAACATAAAACTACTCTTGTTGGCACTGGGTTTGTTGCTGTGCGTTGGCTGCGAGCGCATCGGCGCTCCCGCGAAGTATCTCATTTCCGCCCGGGTCACCAGTTTCGCCACTCAAAGCGGTTCCAGTCAAATTCACTTTCCCGTGATGGCACAACGCATCGGCAGCGACGAATTGGTGCGCGAAATCGATGAAGCGGAATACTATTATAAGAAGCTGTCGGCACTCTACGATTTTAAAACTTTCGCCCTGCTTGGCACCCAATCGCTGGATACAGTTTTGCAAGGAGAAGCGTCATTACCAAACCCGGTAACGCTACTGCCCGCCAAGTTATCGGGCACAAAAGTCACGGTGAAACTGCTCGCCATCAATGCGAAAAAGGGGGAGTTTCAGTGGTCGATGCAGGATAGCGGGAAATCGGACAAACAGTATTTTTTTCCGGTGGAAAACGGGAAATCGTCCTCAATTGGCGTCATCGTCGATTCATTGAAAAATGCTGGTGTGTTAACCGTGGTATCGTTCTGGGTAATGCCCATCGATAAGAAGACTACCCCGGAAATGGTGAAGCAGTTTCTCGCCTCCAAGAATCGCGTCAAAAACCCGGCAAATCCGATTCTTAGCGAATTCAGCGAGACCGACCAATCTCTGCTTGATCAGTTATTCGGGGCAGGCAAACTGAATCTCCCGATGCCTGCGAGAACCGATTCACTGTCCGAAAAGGAAGTACCCTTCATTAACCTCGACCAACCGCCGCTCCCGATTGGTGGCATGAGCGCCATCGCCAAGCGGTTTCACTATCCCGACATCGCGCGCGATAAACAGATACAGGGGACGGTTTTTCTTTCGTTACTCATCGATTCCACCGGAAAGATTGCCCGTAAAAAAATCCTCCGCGGCGTTCATCCCGAGCTGGATCGAGCGGCATTAGCGTGTATCGATTCGGTGCAATTCTCGCAACCGAGAGCGGCGAATAAACCGGTAAACGCGTGGGTAACGCTTCCCATTTCCTTCCGCTTACAGTAA
- a CDS encoding RNA polymerase sigma factor: MKTAYHFTGSWDDAEDITQTTFIKAYYNLAKFDVSRPFRPWLFQIHLNNCRSFYRRRRWELLLRMPLQKAEAKLTGKAADPDSEEKIRAQIDRLSWQQRAAFLLHEVEGYPPEECAESMKCSVATFRVHLFRAKQTLQKRLR, from the coding sequence CTGAAAACGGCGTATCATTTTACCGGTAGTTGGGACGATGCGGAAGACATCACCCAAACGACATTTATTAAAGCATATTACAACTTGGCAAAATTCGATGTGAGTCGTCCATTTCGCCCGTGGTTGTTTCAGATTCATCTGAATAATTGCCGTAGCTTTTATCGCCGGCGGCGATGGGAACTACTCTTGCGGATGCCGTTGCAGAAGGCGGAGGCGAAGCTAACTGGCAAGGCAGCAGACCCCGATAGCGAAGAGAAAATCCGTGCGCAGATTGATCGGCTTTCGTGGCAGCAACGTGCGGCATTTCTACTGCACGAAGTGGAAGGGTATCCGCCTGAAGAATGCGCAGAGTCGATGAAGTGCTCGGTCGCAACGTTCCGGGTTCATCTGTTTCGCGCGAAGCAGACCCTGCAAAAACGATTACGTTAA